The Erigeron canadensis isolate Cc75 chromosome 1, C_canadensis_v1, whole genome shotgun sequence genome segment TGACCAAGAAAACGACTATTgtctcaaaataaaataaaaaatttttcatattatcttttataatttattttataaattatttctataaaatatttatagaaaTGATTCTAGTGAATTTTTGGTGTTGAAATTATGATTTTAGTGAATTATTTCAGCAaccaatcatatatatgtaagcTTCCTTTTAAAGTATAAAACTATCCGCATCAGTTCAGGATATCCTTCTAACAAACATCCTAATCAACATGTTACGTTAGCTTTTCATTCATTCTtcccacaaacactttttacccaTAACAATAATATATCTATCATTCACAAACAACTATATAAATTCCAAAGTAACTTTTGTCTTTTACCTTTATCTCTCATCATCCTTCCCCATTCTTCTCTACAAATAACCATGGATGGACATCCTCCATGTCACCAGCCACATCAATAGTCTTCCTACAAACACCCTCTATGTCATCACAAAATTCCTATGGACATCGTTGGTGTGGATGGTATCcgttttgttcaatttcattttgCGAGATAATCGAATCAAACACGTGACACACCGCCCTCTTCTTCCTCATGCCCTCCATAAATGGACGCTTTCGTGCTTACATAGCAGTATAGCACCAAAACAAAACcatatgcatacacatatatatagaattatagattatagattatagacaGACACatagagaaagaaaataaaaaataaaaacagacTAGTATATCAAAAACAATCAAtggcaacaaaattttatattttcttccTATGGTTCCCCTGTCTTTCCCTCCTCATTCTCTCCGTTTACATAATCACCAAACACCCTTTTACCCCTTCTTCCCCAAATACCCTCAATGTTATTAAATCTGGTGACAAAATATGGCCTGTAAGTAATCCTATGATTAtgggtattttttattttgtgtcaTAATGGTTTTAGGCAAATgggttttaaattttgaatgttTTGGTATAGGAATTGGAGTTTAATTGGAGACTAATAGTGGCAACAATAATAGGATTCTTGGGTTCTGCATTTGGTACAGTTGGCGGTGTTGGtggcggtggcatttttgttcCTATGCTTACTTTAATTGTTGGGTTCGATACTAAATCTGCTGCTGCTCTTTCTAAGTGTATGTGCttttcactttctttttatttttttttccatctttttttAATCAAACTAAACGAGTAAATGAAGGGGGATCCCTGCTTATGAGAAAAGTCAGGCCTTTGGATTTGATATATACTGATATTTCTGTGGCCATTTCCAAGAACATATTTACTCTgtatacataattttttttatgcaaaCCAACTCACTTAGGTGAGTTGGCCACCATGACGTCACAGGTTCAATTCTTGTCAAAGGCAAGTCAGAGAATGAAAGTTATCCGTCGATTAAAAATCAGTATGCATAACAATTGAAAAGTAGTTCTCTTGCTTTAGTAAATACATCATATATATGCTTCTTGGTTTTGAAGGGTTATGTTTCTTGAAAATAGTTTACTTTAACCTAAGGGTAAGCATgtgaataaaacaaaaaatgatttcTTATCATGcaaaacaattttaaatataactGCTTAACTTGCATTTAAAAAATAgtccttttattatattttttttttggagatGAAATATGATTTTTATGAGTGAATATGTGTTTGAAGGTATGATAATGGGggcatcaacatcatcagtTTGGTACAATTTAAGAGTACCACATCCATGCAGAGAAGTGCCAATTCTTGATTATGATTTAGCATTACTATTTCAGCCTATGCTTATGCTTGGAATCACACTTGGTGTTGCTCTCAGTGTTGTTTTCCCTTATTGGCTTATCACTATTCTCATCATTCTTCTGTTTTCAGGTAACCGCTGATCATAAATTAATACTAAAGCTTCTGTTTTTATTTTCAGATTTATGACATTCATAAATAGCCATTAAATATATCacaagttattttatttttggtgaCCTGTAGAAATCTGAGAGCCATGATACCAATCTGAGACCTTAGTAGTTAGATCAAAAAATTGACCGTCCAAATTGATTCAATTCAtatgtgaactttttttttaaaatattttaattacatGTGCTTTAATACGTAAGCACATGTGAAATAAAAATCTTTAAACTGATTTGTTTGCAttgatcataatttttgtttagCCGAATTCTTAATATGAGTTTTAAGGAAGACTGAAAAAATTAATCTTGTTATTTTAATCTTTGCTTGTAGACTGTTTACATTAGTCATTTATTCATTCAAATGGTTTCTATTCTTATAAAGAACATGAAGGACTGTCATGCTGTCTGTCTGCATCTTAATGAACCATCGATCGATCATTTGATTGATCTAGTCATGCTTTTCTGTTATTCTATTTTTATCATATGTTTGTAGAATTATTTGTTTTTCAGTCTATTTTGAAAGGCAAAGACTTACACCTACAACCACGTAATATTTACACCAATTGTCTCTAATAAGACTTGTACCCACAACTTTTATGTTGATGAATCACCCTAATACCGCTAGGCTAAAAGCTTAGTGCTAGCAATCTTCAATTTAGTTTAGTCACCCTGATAATAAGTGAAGGTGGGGTTGTCTCACGCCCAACTTGGGTAAAAAATTATTCCATTAAAATCATGTGGGctcaatcatttattcattatacaaaaaatatttaaaaaatagtatGTGAGTGTTTTTTCACCCTATTTGGGTGTGTGACAACCCCACACTCACTTTTCCCGTATAATATTGTTCATAGGAACAtctgcaaggtctttccttaaGGCTACTGAAATGTGGAAGGAAGAGACAATAATGATGGTGAGTGATTATTTTGGACTTGTTATATGACTGAGAAAAGAATGTTAggcaacttgagggaatcctctcCCGAAAAGGAATATCGAATCTAACAAGTACCCTTTCCTGCTGATTTTATTGCAGAAAGAAATGGAAAGGCCACGAGAGTTCGTCAATTCCCGTGGAGAATGTAAGTCCCATGAATATTCCATTAATTTTTTGAGCACTAAAATGCAACTTTTCAAAATTGGTTTacctttttacctttttaacttGTGTTCTTTGCTTCTGATTGTACCCTTTTTGTTCTTAGTGATGATTGACACATTCGAGCCTCTTATTCCTAAAGAGGAGAAAACGCCAATGGTGCCCACTgttaatttcatgtttttttttttttttgcttttcacCTATTAAAGCAAGTTATTCTTTTCGTGTAATATATATTCTATTTTACCAAAATTTGTAGCAAatctttcttttcaatttaCGTTGGAAGATGCTCACACCTCTAATAGTTGTGTGGATTGCTTTTCTAGCTCTTCAGATCATTAAGGCAAGCATCCTTCATATTACATATCTCAACTACTAAATGATTTTCTacaaataatcaaaaagtaTTTTAATCCAGTGAAGCTTAGTTACATTAAGAAGAACTTAGAACTAAAACAGAAAGCTCATCAGTggtaaatataatattgaaagtAAAATGTCCGACTTCTCAAAATATGTGCTAACAGCACGGTTCTGATCTCCCTGCAGAATAGATTATTGGTATGCAGCTCATCATATTGGCTAGTTACAATAATACAGGTAATTTGTAATTACATGATGGTATTCTGTAGAAATGACAAGATGACCAGGCCTGGCAgcttgggtaatgggtcaaaatgggcaGTGGTTGGATATCATTACGTTAATAATAAACCCTTGAATCAAAAGCTTTAGGAGGCTGTCGTATGCGTTAAGAAGAGGCTTCAGGCGACTTTAAACCCATATTACGTGTTCCCCTTATAGGTAAAAATATCTAACCACTTTGACCCTTTTTGGGataaaacacaacccaaatcgACTCATCCTGATAGTAAATAGGCCGAGATTGTCATCTCTAGTATACTAGTATCTTGGTTGTAATAATTTCAACGCTTTCGTGCTTAACACTCTCACAGTTATCTTTACATCTGTTTGTGTTTCTTGCAGTTTCCAGTAGCACTAGCTGTTTTTGGGTATGAATGTGTTAAGTTGTACAAGGAAAGCAAGAGGAGGAAAAGCATGGGGAACCCTGAATCCGTGTGTGAGGCTGCAATTGACTGGACCACACCTCACCTGATGCTCTGTGCCTTTTGCGGGATATTGGGAGGCACCGTGGGTGGCCTTTTGGGGTCTGGTGGGGGGTTCATTCTTGGCCCCCTCTTACTTGAGATTGGTGTCATGCCACAGGTTAATTATCTTTCCATTGAATAAAATTTAACCAACAGTCAGGCCCTATCTATGAAATCTTTGTACTGTGGGAAAAAGGTCTGAAAGAGTGCAATTATGCGTGCTTAATGCACATTTCTTTGCACATGGCTgttgatttgtttttttgttcCTAGAAAAACTGCAAACTATATGCAGTCACTGCGTAAGTTCTAATAGTCCCTCAAATCA includes the following:
- the LOC122585309 gene encoding sulfite exporter TauE/SafE family protein 4-like, with protein sequence MATKFYIFFLWFPCLSLLILSVYIITKHPFTPSSPNTLNVIKSGDKIWPELEFNWRLIVATIIGFLGSAFGTVGGVGGGGIFVPMLTLIVGFDTKSAAALSKCMIMGASTSSVWYNLRVPHPCREVPILDYDLALLFQPMLMLGITLGVALSVVFPYWLITILIILLFSGTSARSFLKATEMWKEETIMMKEMERPREFVNSRGELMIDTFEPLIPKEEKTPMQIFLFNLRWKMLTPLIVVWIAFLALQIIKNRLLVCSSSYWLVTIIQFPVALAVFGYECVKLYKESKRRKSMGNPESVCEAAIDWTTPHLMLCAFCGILGGTVGGLLGSGGGFILGPLLLEIGVMPQVASATATFVMMFSSSLSVVEFYLLKRFPIPFALYLMAVSVMAGFWGQFFIRRLIAFLKRASLIVFILSAVIFASAITMGVIGVDRSIKMIHNHEFMGFLQFCSSQ